A part of Chroococcidiopsis sp. TS-821 genomic DNA contains:
- the secA gene encoding preprotein translocase subunit SecA, which translates to MLKNLLGDPNARKLKKFQPYVTDINLLEEDIQALSDQQLSSKTAEFKQRLDKGETLDDLLPEAFAVVREAGRRVLGMRHFDVQLLGGVILHQGQIAEMKTGEGKTLVATLPAYLNALSGKGVHIVTVNDYLARRDAEWMGQIHRFLGLSVGLIQQGMGPSERKKNYDCDITYVTNSEVGFDYLRDNMASSIQEVVQRPFNYCIIDEVDSILIDEARTPLIISGQVERPTEKYLQAAQVAAALKKDEHYEVDEKARNVILTDEGFAAAEEMLQVKDLYDPNDPWAHYIFNALKAKELFVKDVNYIVRNGEVVIVDEFTGRVLPGRRWSDGLHQAIEAQERVEIQPETQTLATITYQNLFLLYPKLAGMTGTAKTEEAEFERIYKLEVTIIPTNRPTKRQDLSDMVYKTEEGKWRAVAEECAAMHEIGRPVLVGTTSVEKSEYLSALLTQRNVPHNLLNARPENVERESEIIAQAGRKGAVTIATNMAGRGTDIILGGNADYMARLKLREYFMPRIVLPEDEDVFAVERASGLPASSSSSGQGFVPGKKVKTWKASPQIFPTQLSRELEQQLKAAVEFAVREYGERSLPELEAEDKVAVAAEKAPTDDPVIQKLREVYNALLREYEKFTSREHDEVVQLGGLHVIGTERHESRRIDNQLRGRAGRQGDPGSTRFFLSLQDNLLRIFGGDRVAGLMTAFQVEEDMPIESKMLTRSLEGAQKKVETYYYDIRKQVFEYDEVMNNQRRAIYAERRRVLEGLDLKELVIKYAEKTMDEIVDYYINPDLPSEEWDLPNLVSKVKEFVYLLADLEPNQMEDLSVGEIKTFLHEQVRIAYDVKEAQVDQIQPGLMRQAERFFILQQIDTLWREHLQQMDALRESVGLRGYGQKDPLIEYKSEGYELFLDMMTNIRRNVVYSLFQFQPQVQPAVQAPSGMV; encoded by the coding sequence ATGCTGAAAAACTTGCTGGGCGATCCTAACGCTCGTAAGCTCAAAAAATTCCAGCCTTACGTTACAGACATCAATCTTCTTGAAGAAGATATTCAAGCGCTTTCCGATCAGCAACTTAGTAGCAAAACAGCGGAGTTTAAGCAGCGGTTGGATAAAGGCGAAACCTTGGACGATCTGCTTCCAGAAGCCTTCGCGGTTGTGCGAGAAGCTGGAAGGCGCGTATTAGGAATGCGCCACTTTGATGTTCAACTTCTCGGTGGTGTGATCCTGCATCAAGGACAAATCGCCGAAATGAAAACCGGTGAAGGTAAAACGCTGGTAGCAACGCTTCCTGCCTATCTCAACGCGCTTTCGGGCAAGGGAGTACACATTGTTACGGTCAATGACTACCTAGCACGCCGTGACGCAGAATGGATGGGGCAAATCCATCGCTTTTTAGGGCTGAGTGTGGGGCTAATTCAGCAAGGCATGGGACCATCCGAGCGCAAGAAAAACTATGATTGCGACATCACCTATGTCACGAATAGCGAAGTAGGCTTTGACTACTTGCGCGATAACATGGCTTCCTCGATTCAAGAAGTCGTACAGCGCCCGTTTAATTACTGTATTATTGACGAAGTTGATTCGATTCTCATTGACGAAGCGCGGACGCCGTTAATCATTTCTGGACAAGTCGAACGCCCCACAGAAAAGTATCTACAAGCTGCGCAAGTTGCCGCCGCGTTAAAAAAAGACGAACACTATGAAGTCGATGAGAAAGCTCGCAACGTCATTCTCACCGACGAAGGTTTCGCAGCAGCAGAAGAAATGCTGCAAGTCAAGGATTTGTACGATCCTAACGATCCTTGGGCACACTACATCTTTAATGCACTCAAAGCTAAGGAACTGTTCGTCAAAGACGTCAATTATATCGTCCGTAACGGCGAAGTTGTAATCGTAGATGAGTTTACAGGTCGAGTTCTGCCAGGAAGGAGGTGGAGCGATGGACTCCATCAAGCTATTGAAGCGCAAGAAAGAGTCGAAATTCAGCCAGAAACGCAAACCTTAGCAACGATTACTTATCAAAACTTGTTTTTGCTATATCCCAAGTTAGCAGGGATGACTGGAACAGCTAAAACCGAGGAAGCAGAATTTGAGCGAATTTATAAGCTAGAAGTTACGATTATTCCTACGAATCGTCCTACCAAACGTCAAGACTTGTCTGACATGGTGTACAAGACGGAGGAAGGAAAGTGGCGAGCGGTTGCCGAAGAATGTGCTGCAATGCACGAAATTGGTCGCCCCGTATTGGTAGGAACGACTAGTGTCGAAAAATCTGAATACCTCAGTGCTTTACTCACGCAACGTAATGTACCGCACAATCTGCTCAATGCCCGCCCTGAAAACGTAGAACGCGAATCAGAAATTATCGCCCAAGCAGGACGTAAAGGCGCGGTAACAATTGCAACAAACATGGCTGGTCGCGGAACCGATATTATCTTGGGCGGTAATGCGGATTATATGGCGCGACTCAAGCTGCGCGAATACTTTATGCCCCGCATTGTTTTACCAGAAGATGAAGATGTCTTTGCAGTAGAAAGGGCATCAGGACTACCAGCGTCGAGTAGCAGTAGCGGTCAAGGTTTTGTTCCTGGTAAGAAAGTCAAAACGTGGAAAGCCTCACCGCAAATTTTCCCTACGCAGCTATCGCGCGAGTTAGAGCAACAACTTAAAGCCGCTGTAGAATTTGCTGTCCGCGAATACGGCGAACGGAGTTTACCTGAACTCGAAGCAGAAGATAAGGTTGCAGTTGCCGCAGAAAAAGCACCAACAGACGATCCGGTAATTCAGAAGCTACGGGAAGTTTATAACGCATTGCTGCGCGAATACGAAAAATTTACGTCGCGCGAACACGACGAAGTTGTTCAGCTTGGTGGTTTACACGTCATTGGCACTGAACGTCACGAATCGCGACGCATTGATAACCAATTACGCGGACGCGCTGGAAGACAAGGCGACCCTGGTTCGACACGCTTTTTCTTGAGTTTGCAAGACAACTTATTACGGATTTTTGGCGGCGATCGCGTTGCAGGATTGATGACGGCGTTCCAAGTCGAAGAAGATATGCCGATTGAGTCTAAAATGTTGACTCGCAGTTTAGAAGGCGCGCAAAAGAAAGTCGAAACTTATTACTACGATATTCGCAAGCAGGTGTTTGAGTACGACGAGGTGATGAATAACCAACGTCGGGCAATTTACGCCGAACGTCGTCGCGTTCTCGAAGGTCTTGACTTGAAAGAATTGGTGATTAAGTACGCTGAAAAAACGATGGATGAAATCGTGGATTACTACATCAACCCCGATTTGCCATCAGAAGAGTGGGATCTGCCAAATTTGGTGAGTAAAGTTAAAGAATTTGTCTATCTCCTGGCTGATTTAGAACCAAATCAGATGGAAGATCTCTCGGTTGGCGAAATTAAAACCTTCCTGCACGAGCAAGTGAGAATTGCGTATGATGTCAAAGAAGCGCAAGTCGATCAAATTCAGCCAGGCTTGATGCGCCAAGCTGAGCGATTCTTTATCTTGCAGCAAATTGATACACTATGGCGCGAGCACTTACAACAAATGGATGCGTTGCGCGAATCAGTAGGGTTACGCGGTTACGGTCAAAAAGACCCGCTGATTGAGTACAAGAGCGAAGGATATGAGTTGTTCTTGGATATGATGACTAATATTCGTCGTAATGTGGTATACTCTCTATTCCAATTCCAGCCGCAGGTTCAACCAGCCGTGCAAGCACCATCAGGAATGGTTTAA
- the pheS gene encoding phenylalanine--tRNA ligase subunit alpha produces MSNQPSTLKAQLESLRQEGISAIAAADSLDRLEELRVAYLGKKGQLSGLLRSMGQLSAEERPQIGAIANTVKEALQAEIENQRQKLQAAAIQAQLEAETIDVTMPGVYRPLGRVHPLHSTMDRVLDIFVGLGYTVAQGPEMETDYYNFEALNFQPDHPARDMQDTLFLPDGNLLRTHTSNVQIHYMEDNDPPVRVAIPGRCYRRDTVDATHAAVFHQIEILAVDEGLTFTDLKGTVKVFLQELFGDSPIRFRASYFPFTEPSAEVDVQWKGRWLEVMGCGMVDPNVLKAVGYDPEVYTGFAAGMGVERLAMVLHEIDDIRRFYNSDLRFLQQF; encoded by the coding sequence ATGAGCAATCAGCCTAGCACTTTAAAGGCTCAACTGGAAAGTTTACGACAAGAAGGCATAAGCGCGATCGCTGCTGCTGATTCCTTGGATCGTTTAGAGGAACTGCGTGTAGCTTACCTCGGTAAAAAGGGTCAGTTATCAGGATTATTGCGCAGTATGGGGCAATTGAGTGCTGAAGAACGTCCGCAAATTGGGGCGATCGCCAACACTGTCAAAGAAGCCCTGCAAGCGGAAATCGAAAACCAGCGTCAAAAGTTACAAGCAGCGGCGATTCAAGCGCAATTAGAAGCGGAAACCATTGATGTCACAATGCCTGGCGTTTACCGCCCACTGGGTCGCGTTCATCCGCTGCACAGTACAATGGACCGCGTGCTGGATATCTTTGTTGGTCTAGGCTACACCGTAGCTCAAGGACCAGAGATGGAGACAGATTACTATAACTTTGAAGCACTCAATTTCCAACCAGATCACCCTGCGCGTGATATGCAGGATACCTTATTTCTTCCTGATGGAAATCTACTACGGACGCATACCTCCAACGTCCAAATTCACTACATGGAAGACAACGATCCGCCAGTGCGCGTCGCAATTCCAGGACGTTGCTATCGTCGCGATACTGTCGATGCTACCCACGCTGCAGTATTTCATCAAATTGAAATTTTAGCAGTCGACGAAGGTTTAACTTTTACCGATCTCAAAGGCACAGTTAAAGTATTTTTGCAAGAATTATTCGGCGATTCGCCAATTCGCTTCCGCGCTAGTTATTTCCCCTTCACCGAACCTTCAGCTGAAGTAGACGTGCAATGGAAAGGTCGCTGGTTAGAAGTCATGGGCTGTGGTATGGTTGACCCTAACGTGCTAAAAGCCGTAGGTTACGATCCTGAAGTTTATACCGGATTCGCGGCAGGAATGGGCGTAGAAAGATTGGCGATGGTATTGCACGAAATTGATGATATTCGGCGTTTCTACAACAGTGACTTGCGCTTTTTACAGCAGTTTTAA
- a CDS encoding MoxR family ATPase, translated as MKKIEILTQNLSRTIVGKAEPIRLVLVSLLAGGHVLLEDVPGVGKTLLAKSLARSVAGKFQRLQCTPDLLPTDITGTNIWNPKTGEFEYLPGPVFTNVLLADEINRATPRTQSALLEVMEEEQVTVDGVSRRVPSPFFVIATQNPIEYQGTFPLPEAQMDRFILSLSLGYPSETEELAMLQRLQEGVTVADLQPCITLAEVAELRRSCAAVKVEKSLQRYILDLVRATRESEEIMLGVSPRGTVALHKATQALAFLCDRNYAIPDDVKYLAPYVLCHRLIPAGGHKAKSIVERLLRSVPIP; from the coding sequence ATGAAAAAAATTGAGATTCTGACGCAAAACCTGAGTCGTACAATTGTTGGTAAAGCTGAACCGATCCGCTTAGTGTTAGTTTCCCTACTAGCTGGAGGTCATGTACTGCTAGAAGATGTTCCTGGCGTAGGTAAAACTTTACTTGCAAAATCACTAGCGCGTTCTGTCGCAGGTAAATTTCAACGCCTACAATGCACTCCTGACTTGCTACCGACAGATATTACCGGAACAAACATTTGGAATCCCAAAACAGGCGAGTTTGAATATCTTCCAGGTCCCGTATTTACGAATGTACTATTAGCAGATGAAATCAACCGTGCGACACCGCGTACGCAATCGGCGCTATTAGAAGTGATGGAAGAGGAACAAGTTACCGTCGATGGCGTTTCACGTCGCGTTCCGAGTCCTTTTTTTGTCATTGCGACACAAAACCCGATTGAATATCAAGGGACTTTTCCCTTACCTGAAGCGCAAATGGATCGCTTTATTTTATCGTTGAGTTTGGGTTATCCAAGCGAAACCGAAGAATTAGCTATGCTGCAACGGTTGCAAGAAGGCGTTACCGTAGCTGATTTACAACCTTGTATTACACTTGCAGAAGTTGCTGAATTACGCCGCAGTTGTGCGGCTGTCAAAGTTGAAAAATCGTTACAACGCTACATTCTCGATCTTGTCCGCGCTACGCGCGAGTCGGAAGAAATTATGCTAGGCGTGAGTCCGCGCGGTACGGTAGCATTACACAAAGCAACACAAGCACTCGCTTTTTTGTGCGATCGCAACTACGCGATTCCTGATGATGTTAAGTATTTAGCACCTTACGTCTTGTGTCATCGCCTGATTCCTGCTGGCGGACATAAAGCTAAATCTATCGTAGAAAGGCTATTGCGATCGGTTCCCATTCCCTAA
- the surE gene encoding 5'/3'-nucleotidase SurE has protein sequence MKLLICNDDGIYALGIRTLADTLAAAGHDVAVVCPDRERSATGHGLTLHQPIRAELVESVFHPSIKAWACSGTPADCVKLALWALLDSPPDFVLSGINQGANLGTDILYSGTVSAAMEGIVEGIPSVALSLTSFTSKEFHPAATFAIHLLEQLTSHPLPEVMLLNVNIPAVELAEIAGVKVTRQGIRRYVDVFEKRVDPRGKTYYWLAGELLEDVTPAKQGLNLPQDIPTDVEAIRHNFITITPLHYNLTYLDALHALSEWKFDQKKD, from the coding sequence ATGAAACTACTTATTTGTAACGACGATGGTATTTACGCGCTAGGGATTCGGACTCTAGCCGATACTTTAGCAGCAGCCGGACACGACGTTGCGGTTGTTTGTCCAGATCGCGAGCGATCGGCAACTGGGCATGGATTAACATTACATCAACCGATTCGTGCAGAACTTGTCGAGTCTGTATTTCATCCTAGTATTAAAGCTTGGGCTTGTTCGGGAACGCCTGCTGACTGCGTTAAACTCGCATTGTGGGCCTTACTGGATAGTCCACCAGATTTTGTGCTTTCTGGTATCAATCAGGGAGCAAATTTAGGGACTGACATTCTTTATTCTGGTACCGTCTCGGCGGCTATGGAGGGAATCGTTGAAGGTATTCCTAGCGTAGCGCTGTCACTCACAAGTTTTACTTCTAAGGAGTTTCACCCTGCTGCGACGTTTGCGATTCACTTACTCGAACAGTTGACAAGTCACCCTTTACCTGAAGTCATGTTACTCAATGTAAATATTCCGGCTGTCGAGTTAGCAGAAATTGCCGGAGTAAAAGTCACGCGTCAGGGAATCCGTCGCTACGTTGATGTTTTTGAAAAGCGTGTCGATCCTCGCGGTAAAACTTATTACTGGTTAGCCGGAGAGTTGCTTGAAGATGTCACGCCTGCTAAACAGGGTTTAAATTTACCTCAAGACATTCCAACAGATGTTGAGGCGATTCGCCATAACTTCATCACTATTACACCTCTACACTACAACTTGACATATCTCGACGCGCTGCATGCGTTGTCTGAATGGAAATTTGACCAAAAGAAAGACTAA
- a CDS encoding bifunctional riboflavin kinase/FAD synthetase yields the protein MWVTSSLTNALTPTAIALGNFDGIHLGHQEVIRPILYRLKNQEEVKSLLSYPLSVPADTQTPISSVACPERAYSTVVTFHPHPQEFFTGKKRSLLTPLEEKVQQLQALGVEQLIRIPFTWELASLSPQDFVEKILIQQLCCQAISVGENFCFGKQRSGTAKDLQAIAASFDIPVTIVPIYTRGGDRISSSAIRQALEHGDLQRAQELLGRPYTLTGTVVKGQQLGRTIGFPTANVAVPPEKFLPANGVYAVRVFVQDIGNYQGVMNIGIRPTVSGTHPSVEVYLFDWSGDLYGQTLTVQLEKFLRPEQKFASLDELKAQIQLDCTAAKEALQGNNKK from the coding sequence GTGTGGGTTACTTCCTCTCTAACTAATGCTTTGACACCGACTGCGATCGCCCTAGGAAACTTTGATGGCATTCACCTTGGGCATCAAGAAGTGATTCGTCCAATTTTGTATCGGCTCAAAAATCAGGAAGAGGTTAAAAGCCTACTATCTTACCCCTTATCGGTTCCTGCGGACACGCAAACGCCAATATCTAGTGTCGCTTGTCCTGAACGCGCCTATAGTACTGTCGTTACTTTTCATCCGCACCCGCAAGAGTTTTTTACAGGAAAAAAGCGATCGCTGCTGACACCTTTAGAGGAAAAAGTTCAGCAACTTCAGGCTTTGGGTGTCGAACAACTCATCCGAATTCCGTTTACATGGGAGTTAGCTTCTTTAAGTCCGCAAGACTTTGTCGAAAAAATTCTGATTCAACAGTTGTGCTGTCAAGCAATCAGTGTCGGCGAGAACTTTTGTTTTGGCAAGCAGCGTAGTGGTACGGCAAAAGATTTGCAAGCGATCGCGGCGAGCTTTGACATTCCAGTAACGATTGTTCCTATTTATACGCGAGGAGGCGATCGCATTAGTAGTTCAGCGATTCGTCAAGCCCTCGAACACGGCGATTTGCAACGCGCTCAAGAATTATTAGGACGCCCCTACACTCTGACAGGAACTGTTGTCAAAGGACAACAATTAGGAAGAACAATTGGTTTTCCGACTGCTAATGTCGCCGTCCCACCCGAAAAATTTCTTCCAGCGAATGGCGTTTACGCTGTTCGGGTGTTTGTTCAAGACATAGGTAACTATCAGGGCGTGATGAATATTGGTATTCGTCCTACAGTCAGCGGTACGCATCCATCTGTAGAAGTATATTTATTTGACTGGTCGGGAGATTTATACGGTCAAACGTTAACTGTTCAGCTAGAAAAATTCTTACGTCCAGAACAGAAATTTGCTTCATTAGACGAATTAAAAGCCCAAATTCAACTTGACTGTACTGCTGCAAAAGAGGCTTTACAAGGGAACAATAAAAAATGA
- a CDS encoding DMT family transporter, which translates to MEQFKLGSVNHASPTLIANGLAAIALGIALVGIAFASILTAIAQQEIGPNATTFNRLGIAAIAFAGWNKVRGLTSQIHAQPVSMLIYTWRDRTLLTTAGMSFAASLTLWAWSLTQTSVANSTLFNNMMPLFTTLGAWLVLGQKFSARFVLGMAIAVCGAIAIGIEDFQGTNSHALGDIAALSAAMLAAVCLLSLEQLRSKFATPTIMQWTCFIGCLGVLPAVLLTHEQLFPTSGVGWCTVISLAIVCQVVGQGLLTYSLANFASGLVAVAMLAIPAIAAVLAFIIFAEKLSIFNWCAFAVVLAGVYLAISARSDHSC; encoded by the coding sequence ATGGAGCAGTTCAAACTCGGCTCAGTTAATCATGCGTCTCCAACACTGATTGCAAATGGATTGGCGGCGATCGCACTCGGGATTGCCTTGGTCGGAATTGCATTTGCTTCGATTTTAACTGCGATCGCGCAGCAAGAAATTGGACCAAATGCGACAACGTTTAATCGTTTGGGCATTGCCGCAATCGCCTTCGCGGGCTGGAATAAAGTCAGAGGCTTGACAAGTCAAATTCACGCACAACCTGTATCGATGCTAATTTATACCTGGCGCGATCGCACTTTACTGACAACTGCCGGAATGAGTTTTGCCGCTTCGTTAACCTTGTGGGCGTGGTCTTTGACGCAGACGAGTGTTGCGAACTCGACACTATTTAATAATATGATGCCGTTGTTTACAACTTTAGGCGCGTGGCTCGTACTTGGTCAAAAATTTTCAGCGAGATTTGTCTTAGGAATGGCGATCGCTGTGTGTGGCGCGATCGCGATTGGGATCGAAGATTTTCAAGGCACAAATAGTCATGCTTTGGGAGATATTGCGGCGTTAAGCGCGGCAATGTTAGCAGCCGTATGTCTTTTGAGTTTAGAGCAACTCCGCAGTAAATTTGCAACACCAACAATTATGCAATGGACGTGTTTCATCGGCTGTTTGGGCGTACTTCCGGCGGTCTTACTAACGCACGAGCAATTGTTTCCTACGTCTGGAGTTGGTTGGTGTACAGTTATTTCTTTAGCGATTGTTTGCCAAGTTGTCGGTCAAGGATTACTCACTTATAGCTTGGCCAATTTTGCTTCTGGCTTAGTTGCTGTTGCGATGCTGGCAATTCCTGCGATCGCAGCTGTTTTAGCATTTATTATCTTTGCTGAAAAGTTAAGCATCTTCAATTGGTGCGCATTTGCCGTCGTTCTTGCAGGAGTTTACTTGGCAATATCAGCACGTAGCGATCATTCCTGCTGA
- a CDS encoding gamma-glutamylcyclotransferase — MTETNTNSSAGTKRIFICGSALRGQPDHQNLQSAKFIKEAKTQPRYRLHAAGGGWHPAIYEVEQGGISIPGEVYELTQAEFDYLSANEPPNMYPSDIVLEDGEVLTAFLYPQELVKKYNWPDISHHGGWAAYKAAS; from the coding sequence ATGACCGAGACAAATACCAACTCAAGCGCAGGTACAAAGCGGATATTTATTTGTGGTTCAGCATTGCGCGGACAACCCGATCATCAAAACCTGCAATCGGCAAAGTTTATCAAAGAAGCAAAAACCCAACCCCGCTATCGACTTCACGCCGCAGGTGGTGGTTGGCATCCTGCAATCTATGAAGTAGAACAAGGTGGAATTTCAATTCCAGGAGAAGTATACGAATTAACTCAAGCTGAGTTTGACTACTTATCTGCCAACGAACCACCAAACATGTACCCAAGTGACATTGTTTTAGAGGATGGCGAAGTTCTTACTGCATTTCTCTATCCGCAAGAGTTAGTAAAAAAATATAATTGGCCTGACATTTCGCATCACGGTGGTTGGGCGGCTTATAAAGCTGCAAGTTAA
- a CDS encoding diheme cytochrome C — translation MQPRTKTQKRSHFVLVSVLLLWSVTMGWGLALATNAQPSPEANTTTEEIGTVDIVPPRYQLGQELYLENCATCHIALPPAVMPTQTWQRLLQDPQHYGVTLPQLVDPTRLLIWNYLRNFSRPLLKEETTPYRLGESRYFKALHPNVTLPRPVDVGGCVSCHPGATEYNFRRLSPEWETQ, via the coding sequence ATGCAACCACGCACTAAAACGCAGAAGCGATCGCATTTTGTTCTTGTTTCAGTCCTTTTGCTATGGAGTGTCACAATGGGTTGGGGGCTAGCACTTGCTACCAATGCCCAACCTTCTCCTGAAGCGAATACAACGACAGAAGAAATTGGCACTGTCGATATTGTGCCACCACGCTATCAATTAGGACAAGAGCTTTATTTAGAAAATTGTGCAACTTGTCATATTGCTTTACCACCCGCAGTCATGCCAACGCAAACTTGGCAAAGATTATTACAAGATCCACAACACTACGGCGTCACGCTTCCTCAACTCGTCGATCCCACACGCTTGCTAATTTGGAACTATCTGCGCAATTTCTCGCGCCCTTTACTCAAAGAAGAAACGACACCGTATCGTCTGGGAGAATCGCGTTACTTTAAAGCGTTACATCCTAATGTGACACTACCTCGTCCTGTCGATGTAGGTGGCTGCGTGAGTTGCCATCCTGGTGCAACAGAATACAATTTCCGTCGTCTATCACCTGAGTGGGAAACACAGTAA
- a CDS encoding GntR family transcriptional regulator — MPLSPRSLQRSQSLQEQTYQALRAAILSGELTPGQRLIETHLAKKLQVSRTPIREALRQLQREELVIAEPTNVLRVATISMTDAIQLYDCRLALEQLSVVEACAHATESQIQNLNLMVMQAEKLVKSKPSQLTNFQLLDLDYRFHRLLAESSGNLWLRSLLDQVFDKMMLLRIHTIQNNRDVLEIRTEHRRIYEAVQARNPEAATQAIKAHLIASKERVAREMQNMQHSSGILQEG; from the coding sequence TTGCCCCTGTCACCGCGATCGCTCCAGCGAAGTCAATCACTACAGGAGCAAACTTATCAAGCCTTGCGCGCGGCTATCCTCTCAGGTGAACTAACGCCAGGGCAGCGATTAATCGAAACTCATCTAGCCAAAAAGCTACAGGTAAGTAGGACTCCAATTCGAGAAGCACTACGGCAACTCCAACGCGAGGAATTAGTCATTGCTGAACCAACTAATGTCCTACGTGTCGCGACAATTTCCATGACCGATGCGATACAGTTGTACGATTGCCGACTCGCATTAGAGCAATTATCTGTAGTCGAAGCGTGCGCACATGCCACCGAGTCCCAAATTCAAAACTTAAACTTGATGGTGATGCAAGCTGAGAAACTCGTTAAGAGTAAACCATCCCAATTAACTAACTTTCAACTACTTGATTTAGACTACCGTTTTCATCGGCTACTCGCTGAAAGTTCGGGTAATTTATGGCTCAGGTCGCTTCTCGATCAAGTTTTTGATAAAATGATGCTCTTAAGAATTCATACGATTCAAAATAACCGCGACGTGCTAGAAATTCGGACTGAACACCGACGGATATATGAAGCGGTGCAAGCACGGAATCCCGAGGCAGCAACTCAAGCAATTAAGGCGCATCTCATCGCGAGTAAAGAGCGTGTTGCGCGTGAAATGCAGAACATGCAACATAGTAGCGGTATTCTTCAAGAAGGTTAA
- a CDS encoding aspartate/glutamate racemase family protein, whose product MKIKVINPNTTASMTQKIAKAAIAVASPRTEIIACNPEMGPVSIEGHYDEALSVVGILEEIKKGEAAGVDGYVIACFGDPGLLAARELAKGPVLGIAEAAMHAASLIATGFSIVTTLSRTRIIAQHLVANYGMTHFCRKIRAIDLPVLELEDENSHARKTILAECRQALAEDGAGAIVLGCSGMADLSTQLSQELGVPVIDGVSVAVKFVEALVSLGLNTSKKGDLAYPIAKPYSGMLHAFAVEHQE is encoded by the coding sequence ATGAAGATCAAAGTCATCAATCCTAACACCACTGCTAGCATGACGCAAAAGATTGCCAAGGCGGCGATCGCGGTGGCGAGTCCTAGAACTGAAATTATTGCGTGTAACCCTGAGATGGGACCTGTTTCGATTGAAGGACACTACGATGAAGCGCTGAGTGTTGTTGGCATTCTTGAAGAAATTAAAAAAGGAGAAGCCGCAGGTGTTGATGGTTATGTAATTGCTTGCTTCGGCGATCCTGGGTTACTCGCTGCACGGGAATTGGCAAAAGGTCCCGTTTTAGGAATTGCAGAAGCGGCTATGCACGCTGCGAGTTTAATCGCGACTGGATTTTCAATTGTGACGACGTTGAGTCGCACGCGGATAATTGCTCAACATTTAGTTGCAAATTACGGGATGACGCATTTTTGTCGCAAAATTCGCGCGATTGATTTACCTGTACTTGAACTTGAGGATGAAAATTCTCATGCACGAAAAACGATTTTAGCCGAATGTCGTCAAGCTTTGGCGGAAGATGGGGCAGGTGCGATCGTTTTAGGGTGTAGTGGGATGGCTGATTTATCAACGCAATTAAGTCAAGAATTAGGAGTTCCGGTTATTGATGGCGTGAGTGTCGCGGTTAAGTTTGTTGAAGCTTTGGTCAGTTTAGGCTTGAATACGAGTAAGAAGGGCGATTTAGCTTATCCTATTGCTAAGCCATATTCTGGAATGCTTCATGCTTTTGCTGTTGAGCATCAAGAATGA